From Granulicella sp. WH15, the proteins below share one genomic window:
- a CDS encoding error-prone DNA polymerase, translating into MTDRYVELHAASAFSFLEGASEPEKLIERAVELNMHAMALLDRNGVYGSARFHTSAKRNEIRAHVGAEVAVSSLGSRLKPPAWLPHRHITEPVRLPLLCESRTGYQNLCQLITRSKLREAKKSEGAAIFSDLEQYAAGLICLTGGNEGPLAAALMRGGEEEGRETVERLARVFGHDNVYVELQRHCEREEEWRNQAAIRIAQSLHLPVLATNGVRYATAYEREILDVFTAIRYHTELDKAGRLLALNGYRHLRTAKDMVSLFRDVPNAVENTVDLSSRLKFELDDLGYLFPSYPVPDGESMESFLRKRVAEGVQVRYGPKKDRKLFARAQKQVEHELALIEKLGFEGYFLIVWDIVQFCKRNGVLIQGRGSAANSAVCYALEITIVDPVGMDLLFERFLSESRNEWPDIDLDLPSEEKREEAIQYVYQRYGELGAAMTANVITYRPKSAMREVGKVMGIANDSLDKMSGAVGNWEWRGPKDTVAHSVKAAGFDLENERIAKAVEVVMRIQGMPRHLGQHSGGMVICQGQLDQVVPVERASMKNRTVIQWDKEDCADMHIIKVDLLGLGMMAVLSDCLDLVPEFYGDRLDLAQLPEDDEVYQTVSRADTIGMFQIESRAQMASLPKHRPRTRYCMTKQNALIRPGPIQGDMTHPYLERRMGRQPVTYPHPSLKPILERTLGVPLFQEQLLKMAMIAGNFNGADADELRRAVGMKRSWERMKNLEGKLRAGMTENGIDSKAQDQIVKNISSFALYGFPESHAASFGEISYASAYIKVKYPEAFLCAILNNQPMGFYSAATLVKDAQRHGVHMRAIDVQISQWQCTIEEENEKLFVRVGLGYVKKLNRRAVDALTEAREADGPFRSIDDLTRRVPSVNRNDLARLANAGALNTIDGVRHRRDAIWQVERAGKLEGPLLRQNQDALSEEDGNLPLLQMSTEERLIADYAGTSLTIGKHPMAYRRAALRKKNVLCSADLEKRRHGEFVLVAGCVSARQRPGTANGITFMSLEDEAGLANLIIMVDVYERHQTTVTSSKFVLAGGVLQIQDDVIHVKAAWVKPLSDYGLEVQSHDFH; encoded by the coding sequence ATGACTGACCGCTATGTGGAACTCCATGCTGCGAGTGCGTTCAGCTTTCTCGAAGGCGCATCAGAGCCGGAGAAGCTGATCGAGCGAGCTGTCGAACTGAATATGCATGCGATGGCCTTGCTTGATCGCAATGGCGTCTATGGCTCGGCGAGGTTTCATACCTCGGCGAAGCGCAACGAGATTCGGGCGCATGTGGGAGCAGAGGTCGCGGTATCTTCCCTCGGGTCCAGACTGAAGCCACCCGCATGGTTGCCGCACCGGCACATCACAGAACCTGTCCGCCTTCCACTGCTTTGCGAATCGCGCACTGGATATCAGAATCTCTGCCAGCTCATCACGCGGTCCAAACTGCGCGAGGCCAAGAAGTCGGAGGGTGCGGCGATCTTCAGTGACCTGGAGCAATATGCGGCGGGATTGATCTGTCTTACAGGCGGCAATGAAGGACCGTTAGCGGCGGCACTGATGCGCGGTGGCGAAGAGGAAGGCCGAGAGACGGTCGAACGGCTCGCTCGGGTCTTCGGTCACGACAATGTTTATGTTGAGCTACAACGCCATTGTGAGAGGGAGGAAGAGTGGCGCAATCAGGCGGCAATCCGCATCGCCCAATCGCTCCATCTCCCTGTGCTCGCCACCAATGGGGTTCGCTATGCGACAGCGTATGAGCGCGAAATTCTGGATGTGTTTACGGCGATACGGTATCACACCGAACTCGACAAAGCGGGCCGCCTGCTTGCTCTCAATGGCTATCGCCATCTGCGGACTGCAAAGGATATGGTCTCGCTTTTCCGCGATGTTCCCAATGCTGTCGAGAACACCGTCGATCTCTCCTCCCGGTTGAAATTTGAGCTGGACGATCTTGGATATCTCTTCCCCAGTTATCCAGTGCCGGACGGCGAGAGCATGGAGAGCTTCTTACGCAAGCGCGTCGCCGAAGGTGTACAGGTAAGGTATGGCCCGAAGAAAGATCGCAAGCTATTCGCGCGGGCACAGAAACAGGTGGAGCATGAGCTTGCTCTCATCGAGAAGCTGGGTTTTGAAGGGTACTTTCTCATCGTTTGGGATATCGTGCAGTTCTGTAAGCGCAACGGTGTCCTGATTCAGGGCAGAGGAAGCGCCGCGAACTCTGCTGTCTGCTATGCGCTCGAAATCACCATCGTCGATCCAGTTGGAATGGATCTTCTCTTCGAGAGATTCCTGAGTGAAAGCCGGAACGAGTGGCCCGATATTGACCTCGATCTGCCGTCCGAGGAAAAACGCGAGGAGGCGATCCAATACGTCTACCAACGTTATGGAGAGTTGGGTGCGGCTATGACGGCAAACGTTATTACCTATCGACCTAAATCCGCGATGCGCGAGGTCGGAAAGGTGATGGGGATCGCTAACGATTCGCTGGATAAGATGTCCGGCGCTGTCGGCAACTGGGAGTGGCGCGGGCCAAAGGATACAGTCGCTCACAGCGTAAAAGCTGCCGGGTTCGATCTGGAAAACGAGCGAATCGCCAAGGCCGTCGAAGTTGTGATGCGGATTCAGGGGATGCCTCGCCATCTCGGACAGCACAGCGGCGGAATGGTGATCTGTCAGGGGCAACTCGATCAGGTTGTTCCGGTGGAACGAGCATCCATGAAGAACAGGACGGTCATTCAGTGGGACAAAGAGGACTGTGCCGACATGCACATCATCAAGGTCGATCTGCTTGGCTTGGGCATGATGGCCGTTCTCTCCGACTGCCTCGACCTGGTTCCCGAGTTTTATGGAGACAGATTAGATCTTGCGCAGCTCCCGGAAGACGACGAAGTTTATCAGACTGTTTCTCGCGCCGATACCATCGGCATGTTTCAGATCGAGAGCCGTGCGCAGATGGCTTCGTTGCCGAAACATCGGCCCAGGACCCGATATTGCATGACAAAGCAGAATGCCCTGATCCGGCCAGGCCCGATTCAGGGTGACATGACTCATCCATATTTAGAACGACGTATGGGCAGACAGCCGGTTACCTATCCACATCCCTCTCTCAAGCCAATTCTGGAACGCACGCTTGGCGTGCCGCTATTTCAGGAGCAGTTATTGAAGATGGCCATGATTGCAGGCAACTTTAACGGTGCCGATGCGGATGAGTTACGTCGAGCTGTAGGCATGAAGCGTTCCTGGGAACGAATGAAGAATCTCGAAGGCAAATTGCGGGCTGGGATGACCGAGAATGGCATCGACTCCAAAGCGCAGGATCAGATCGTTAAGAACATCAGCTCTTTCGCCCTCTACGGCTTTCCGGAATCGCACGCAGCATCCTTCGGCGAGATTTCCTATGCTTCCGCTTATATCAAAGTGAAATATCCGGAGGCTTTCCTCTGTGCCATCCTGAACAATCAGCCGATGGGCTTCTACTCCGCGGCCACGTTGGTCAAGGACGCGCAACGTCACGGTGTTCACATGCGAGCCATTGACGTGCAGATCTCGCAGTGGCAATGCACCATCGAAGAAGAGAACGAAAAGCTCTTTGTGCGTGTCGGCCTCGGGTATGTGAAGAAGCTGAACCGGAGAGCTGTCGATGCACTGACCGAGGCCCGTGAGGCAGATGGGCCTTTCCGCTCCATCGACGACCTCACCCGGCGCGTGCCCTCTGTCAATCGAAATGACCTGGCTCGATTGGCGAATGCTGGTGCATTGAACACTATCGATGGAGTGAGGCATCGGCGCGATGCGATCTGGCAAGTCGAGCGTGCAGGCAAGCTGGAGGGTCCGTTGTTACGACAAAATCAGGACGCTTTATCTGAGGAGGATGGAAATCTGCCGCTGCTGCAAATGAGCACGGAAGAAAGACTCATCGCCGATTATGCCGGAACAAGCCTCACCATCGGCAAACATCCGATGGCATATCGCCGCGCAGCCCTTCGGAAAAAGAATGTGCTTTGTTCCGCCGATCTGGAGAAGCGGCGTCACGGAGAGTTTGTGCTGGTTGCCGGTTGCGTCTCGGCACGGCAGCGTCCTGGCACCGCCAACGGGATCACCTTTATGTCGCTGGAGGATGAAGCCGGGCTAGCCAATCTCATCATTATGGTTGATGTCTATGAAAGACATCAGACAACAGTTACCTCCAGCAAGTTCGTTCTCGCGGGTGGTGTCCTACAGATTCAGGATGATGTCATCCATGTCAAAGCAGCGTGGGTGAAGCCTCTTTCCGACTACGGTTTGGAGGTGCAGTCGCATGACTTCCACTAA
- a CDS encoding Abi-alpha family protein encodes MHLDPNAVKDALSILNNEQVKNVLSPATKAIGESLADLYHATIGDNLKSVADKVRQRRKGKREAEFEDFKRIMPLLQGASVQSEDTLQDRWANLIDSAIDQTEGYLPSFGQTLSEMTADEARYLDRLWAYFSQPLPYNSPYPQAMWPVEVYKLYDLYEPTLRSVNDVEAQIFKDQMSAQDHANYARLNYIRLVIQDLVRLGILAISQSLPEIAFAQAQKDLTIKYALTHYGVSFIRAVSGTPKPTEKDGPPEAAQSE; translated from the coding sequence ATGCACCTTGATCCCAATGCGGTCAAAGATGCGCTCAGCATCCTCAATAATGAGCAGGTCAAGAATGTCCTCTCGCCCGCTACGAAGGCCATAGGGGAAAGCCTAGCTGATTTGTATCACGCAACAATCGGCGACAACCTAAAGTCGGTTGCAGATAAAGTCAGACAGCGCCGTAAGGGGAAACGCGAAGCTGAATTTGAAGATTTCAAGCGCATCATGCCCCTGCTACAGGGAGCTTCGGTACAGTCCGAGGACACATTGCAGGACCGCTGGGCAAACCTCATAGACAGCGCCATTGACCAGACCGAGGGATATTTGCCGTCATTCGGTCAGACCCTATCGGAGATGACCGCTGACGAAGCCCGCTACCTCGACCGACTTTGGGCATACTTCTCTCAGCCTCTTCCCTACAATTCCCCATATCCCCAGGCGATGTGGCCGGTCGAAGTGTACAAGCTCTATGACCTCTACGAACCAACTCTACGCAGCGTAAATGACGTAGAGGCACAAATTTTCAAAGATCAGATGAGTGCGCAAGACCACGCGAATTATGCGCGACTCAACTACATCCGGCTTGTAATTCAGGACCTTGTGAGGCTCGGTATTCTTGCAATCTCCCAATCGCTGCCTGAAATAGCCTTCGCCCAAGCTCAGAAGGACTTGACGATAAAATATGCGCTGACACATTACGGGGTAAGCTTTATCCGCGCGGTCAGCGGAACTCCAAAGCCCACGGAAAAGGACGGCCCGCCTGAGGCCGCCCAGTCCGAGTAG
- a CDS encoding ribonuclease H-like domain-containing protein, whose translation MATLVVDTGQDIVGIYSVQSRCFRFYRDQSIARAIRRLQSAHEVITYNGKHYDLEKLGKFAGLSSALPLKGVHSDMRSICWSDRIWGMDLISTYKMHLGDCPTFPDTHEGSVECDCYMTFKLWQLWNETN comes from the coding sequence ATGGCGACCCTCGTAGTCGATACCGGACAGGACATCGTGGGAATCTACTCTGTCCAATCGCGTTGTTTTAGGTTCTATCGCGATCAATCTATCGCGAGAGCCATTCGTCGCCTTCAGTCCGCCCACGAGGTCATCACCTACAACGGCAAGCACTATGATCTTGAAAAATTGGGGAAGTTCGCGGGGCTGTCCAGTGCTCTCCCTCTCAAGGGTGTTCACTCGGACATGAGAAGCATCTGCTGGAGTGATCGCATATGGGGTATGGACCTGATCTCGACGTACAAAATGCACCTCGGCGACTGCCCAACATTTCCCGACACGCACGAGGGGTCGGTAGAGTGCGACTGCTATATGACATTCAAGCTGTGGCAGCTATGGAACGAGACCAACTAA